The Dyadobacter sandarakinus DNA window TGTCTTCCACCTCCTGGACAAAGAATTTATAGTTTTTGAGCAGGGCAGGAGTAGATTTTGTAAGATGTATAACCAATTTTTCCTGCTGCGCATGCACCAGTACCGATATGTGAGTCAGAATTAACGCGAGCAGGATACTTTTCTTCCCCACACTCCCTTTGTTGAATCCAGCAGCCATTTATATAAGTTTGTATAAAATCGGATTAAAAGAAAAATGACGTTACTTACAACGAACACAAGGCCTGAATTTGATGAGATCTTCATGGATTTAGCAAAAAATCTGGCCAAGCGTTCCCATTGCATCAAGGCGCAGGTAGGAGCGGTACTGACCAAGGATACCCGGATTATTTCAATAGGGTATAATGGTCCGCCGGCAGGTACCCACAATTGTGATGAAGAATTTCCTGAAACAGGCTGTCCGCGGGATGCAAAGGGAAGCTGCTCGCTGGCATTGCATGCTGAGCAGAACGCAATCCTTTTTGCTGTAAAAAATGGTTCCAACATCGAGGGCTCGACATTGTTTGTGACCCTTGCACCCTGCATTTCATGCGCAAGGGTGATTTATACCATGAAGATCAAAAAGGTAATCTTCCTGAAATCATACGCCGCTTACAAAGGAATCGCCGTAGAAGAAGGAGTAGAGTTCCTGAGGCGTTTTGGGGTGGAGGTGGAGAAGTATGAGGGGAGCGAGGGAGTTTTGAGTGAGTGAGTTAGTGAGTGAGCGAGTATGGGAATTTTGAGTGAGTGAATTAGCGAATTAGCGAGTGAGTGAATGTTGATCTGTAACACTTTAACAAACGTCTTCGTATTTACTTCAATGCTAATCTAGCATCTCCGAAGTTTTACAAGCCACCTACTCACTCACTCACTCAGAACTCACTCAATCAAAACTAAAACAATTCACTCACTCAAAACTCACTCACTCAAAACTAAATCAATTCACTCACTCACTCACTCACTCACTCACTAATTCAAAACTTACTTTTAATGATGATGCCCGCCCTGTCCGTGAACATGGCCGTGGCTGATTTCTTCGTCAGTAGCGGGGCGGATGGAGATGATTTTTCCTTCAAAATGCATTTCCTTGCCGGCGAGCGGGTGGTTAAAGTTCATAATGACCACGTCATCCCGTATTTCCACAACCTGTCCGTGCATACGCTCGCCTTCTTCATTGGTCATGGGAATGATGTTACCGATTTTCAGAAGATCTTCCTGGTCGACGCCTTCCATCTGGAATACCTCTCTCGGAAGGTCAACAATGGCTTCCTCGTCGTACTCGCCGTAGCCGTCTTCCGGGGTAACCGTGAAGTCGAATGTATCACCAGCTACAAGGCCTTCGATCTGATTTTCAAAACCTTCCGGCAATCCGCTGATTCCGTGAATGAAGTACATGGGATCGTCTTCGTTCACCACTTCTACAACGTCGATTTCACCTTCAGAGTCGGGAATGCTGAGGCTGTATGTTAACGCGATCACGTTATTTTTTTCGACTTTCATTTTTTTAGATTGTTAAGGTAATAGTTGTTCTGCAATTCTTGTTCCATAGGTGCATGCTGCACAAACGTACAGCTAATTTTCGCACAAAGTCATTTTTATGAATTTTTTAGCACACATTTTGCTGTCGGGCGAAAAGCCCGGTGTGATCATGGGAAACTACGTAGGCGACTTCGTCAAAGGGCGTCTTACGGAAGAGAAAACAGCACTTTGGAACCCTGATTTTGTGCTTGGTTTAAAACTGCACCGGTTTATTGATTTTTATACAGACAAACATGAGATCGTACAGGAAGCAGTAGATGTGGCGTCGCTAGCGCTCGGCCGTCTGGCGGGCATTGCCGTTGATATTTACTTCGACTACTTTCTGGCACGTTACTTCGCGCGTTTTCGTGAAGAGTCGCTGGCCGCTTATACCCATGGGAAATATGCGCTTATTGAAGAAAATGAACACCTTGTACCACCGGGTATGGTTCCCATGGTGCGCTCCATGATCAGACAGGACTGGCTGACCGGCTATGCCACGCTCGAAGGCATTGACCTTACATTTAGCAGACTCTCGCGCCGGGCGGAGTTTCTGGCGCCGGTAGCCGGGGCAATGCACGAGCTGCGTGCGCATGAGGAATACTACTGCGAAAAGTTTTTTGCGTTTTTTCCCGATCTGCAAAACGCATCGGCTGAGTTTCGCCTTCAGGGACAAAATCAGGCGCTGCACGGATAGCAGGTCGTCGAAAGCATTAATGTTTACCTTTGTCCAAAATCCGAGTACATGAGCCAGACACCCGAAACTGTTCTGAAAGATATACGAAACAAGCGTTATAAACCCCTGTACCTGTTGCATGGTGACGAGCCTTTTTACATTGACTCCATTGCGGAAGAACTTGAAAAAAGGATCGTTCCGGAATCTGAAAAGGGCTTTAATCAATTTGTGCTCTACGGAAAGGATACCGACGTGGCCGGCGTACTAAGCTATGCCCGGCGGTTTCCGTTTATGTCCGAGCGCCAGCTCATCATTGTCAAGGATGCTAACAAACTGGCAGGTATTGATCAGAAAGAGCAGCAGGCACGCCTGGAAGATTATGCATTAAACCCGCTTCAAAGTACCGTCCTGGTACTTTGCTTCAATGCAGCAGCGGATGAGCGGCGGTCGTATGTGAAAGCTTTTGATAAACATGGCGTAGCAGTACCTTCCAAGAAAATGTACGACAACAAGCTGCCTGAGTGGGTTACAGGCTTTTGCCAGAGTGAAGGGGTGAAAGTGAGCCCGAAAGCCGTACAGATGCTGGTTGATAACATTGGTAACGATCTGAAAAGGCTGGCTAATGAGATCCGGAAGATTATGGTGAACCTGCGGGTAGACGAGGGGATTGATGCCTCAGCCGTAGAGCGGTTTGTCGGCATCAGCAAGGAGTACAATGTATTTGAATTTCAAAAAGCATTGATGACCCGGGACGTGCTGAAAGCAAACCGCATAGCTTCTTATTTTTCGTCAAATCCCAAAGACAACCCGCTTACGCCCATCCTGATTATTTTGTTCGGGTTTTTTTCGAAAGTATTGCTGGTACACGCAAGCAAGGACAAATCTGAAAAGGTGCTGGCCTCGGAACTGTCTGTAAACCCATATTTCGTGAAGGATTACCTCGCTGCTGCCCGGAATTATCCGCTGCATAAGGCTGCGGATATCGTTCATTTTCTGAGAGATACTGATGCTCGTATGAAAGGTGTGGACGGTGTGTCCATCCCCGAGGGAGAGCTGCTGAAAGAACTCGTTTTTAAGATCCTACATTAAAAAAAAGCATGGTCCGGGCCTGGTGCGGCAAGGCGGGCAGGTCATTTATATATGCAAGACGAAAATAAAATTTTAATCCCGACCCCGGCTTTGTTCAGTTTTGAGGAATGTGTCTGGTTCCTGGACAGGAATTATGACGATTGTCTCCATGTCATCAAAGAACAAACTGTTTATAAGTCAATTCATACAGGAAATGACATCGTACTCGTAGGTATCGAGCAAAATGGCAGCTTTTTGGAAGCCGATATCATTGCAGGCCCGGCCGGCGAGGCAGAGAAAAACCTGGTGGTCGCCTATATCAGGGAGTGGTTTGATATGGACCGGGACATTGAACCATTTTACCATCTGCTGCAAACTGACGGCAGGCTGAGCTATATGGCAGAAAGGTACAAGGGGCTGCGGCTAATGGGGATCGCCAACCTTTTTGAGGCGATCTGCTGGAGTATTATCGGGCAGCAGATCAATCTGGCATTTGCATATAAGGTAAAGCGAAGCCTGATTGAACGCTTTGGAGAGGGCGTGACATTTGAAAATGAAACATTTTACACCTTTCCCGAACCCTCGGTACTGGCGGACGTACAGATGGAGGAATTGAAGTCCATGCAATTTTCCAGGCAAAAAGCCGAGTACCTGATCAATACAGCCAAAGCTTTCCGCGACGGGCTGATCAGCCGGGAAATGCTGGCAGCGCTTCCCGATTTTGAGGCACGTACAAAAGCATTGACCGCGCTGAAAGGTATAGGCGCGTGGACAGCCAATTATGTGCTGATGAAATCCATGCGGGAGCCGGGAGGTATTCCTCATGGTGATATCGGGTTGCTGAATGCACTGGAAAGCCATAACATTATTCACGACCGTAAAGAGCAGGAGAGGATCAATGCATTGTTCAGCGCCTTCGAAGGGTGGGAGAGCTACCTCGTATTTTACCTGTGGAGAAGTCTGACCGTCAGGCAGGGTGAGCCGGCCTGACGGTGGTTAATATTTTACTGCGCCGCAACAAGCTGCTCATCTTTACGCTCCCCAATCTGCTGCCGCCACATGGCATAATACAGTCCTTTTTCGTCCAGTAGGTCGGAGTGACTGCCCATTTCCACGATCCTGCCTTTTTCAAGCACATAAATACGGTCTGCATGCATGATGGTAGACAGCCTGTGCGCGATCATGACCGTGATATGGGCCGATTGTTCTGTAATCTGGCGGATGGTGTTGGAAATTTCCTCCTCGGTAAGTGAATCGAGGGCGGATGTTGCCTCGTCAAAAATGATCAGGTTTGGTTCGCGTAGCAATGCCCTGGCAATAGACAGGCGCTGCCGCTCGCCCCCGGAAAGTTTCAGGCCGCCTTCACCGATCACGGTTTCAATGCCGTTTTCTGCGCGGGCCAGCAAGTTGTAGCAGGCGGCTTTCAGCAGCACGTCATGGATCATTTCGTCGGTCGCGGCCGGGTTTACAAACAGCAGGTTTTCCTTGATTGTACCTGAAAACAGCTGTGTATCCTGGGTGACAAAACCGATCTGGGATCTGATTTCATCAAAATCGACCGAATTGCCATTGAAGTTGTTGTAGTAAACCGCGCCGGTAATCGGATGGTACAAGCCGACGAGCAGCTTAACAAGCGTCGTTTTACCCGAACCTGAGGGACCTACAAATGCAATGGTTTCGCCACGCGTTACCTCAAAAGAAATGTCTTCCAATGCAGGGCGTGTCGCCGACTGATGCTGAAAACGCACATGTTCAAACCGCAGGGAATCGACTTCGCGAATTTGCTG harbors:
- a CDS encoding deoxycytidylate deaminase yields the protein MTLLTTNTRPEFDEIFMDLAKNLAKRSHCIKAQVGAVLTKDTRIISIGYNGPPAGTHNCDEEFPETGCPRDAKGSCSLALHAEQNAILFAVKNGSNIEGSTLFVTLAPCISCARVIYTMKIKKVIFLKSYAAYKGIAVEEGVEFLRRFGVEVEKYEGSEGVLSE
- a CDS encoding FKBP-type peptidyl-prolyl cis-trans isomerase; its protein translation is MKVEKNNVIALTYSLSIPDSEGEIDVVEVVNEDDPMYFIHGISGLPEGFENQIEGLVAGDTFDFTVTPEDGYGEYDEEAIVDLPREVFQMEGVDQEDLLKIGNIIPMTNEEGERMHGQVVEIRDDVVIMNFNHPLAGKEMHFEGKIISIRPATDEEISHGHVHGQGGHHH
- a CDS encoding acyl carrier protein phosphodiesterase; its protein translation is MNFLAHILLSGEKPGVIMGNYVGDFVKGRLTEEKTALWNPDFVLGLKLHRFIDFYTDKHEIVQEAVDVASLALGRLAGIAVDIYFDYFLARYFARFREESLAAYTHGKYALIEENEHLVPPGMVPMVRSMIRQDWLTGYATLEGIDLTFSRLSRRAEFLAPVAGAMHELRAHEEYYCEKFFAFFPDLQNASAEFRLQGQNQALHG
- the holA gene encoding DNA polymerase III subunit delta; the protein is MSQTPETVLKDIRNKRYKPLYLLHGDEPFYIDSIAEELEKRIVPESEKGFNQFVLYGKDTDVAGVLSYARRFPFMSERQLIIVKDANKLAGIDQKEQQARLEDYALNPLQSTVLVLCFNAAADERRSYVKAFDKHGVAVPSKKMYDNKLPEWVTGFCQSEGVKVSPKAVQMLVDNIGNDLKRLANEIRKIMVNLRVDEGIDASAVERFVGISKEYNVFEFQKALMTRDVLKANRIASYFSSNPKDNPLTPILIILFGFFSKVLLVHASKDKSEKVLASELSVNPYFVKDYLAAARNYPLHKAADIVHFLRDTDARMKGVDGVSIPEGELLKELVFKILH
- a CDS encoding DNA-3-methyladenine glycosylase family protein, coding for MQDENKILIPTPALFSFEECVWFLDRNYDDCLHVIKEQTVYKSIHTGNDIVLVGIEQNGSFLEADIIAGPAGEAEKNLVVAYIREWFDMDRDIEPFYHLLQTDGRLSYMAERYKGLRLMGIANLFEAICWSIIGQQINLAFAYKVKRSLIERFGEGVTFENETFYTFPEPSVLADVQMEELKSMQFSRQKAEYLINTAKAFRDGLISREMLAALPDFEARTKALTALKGIGAWTANYVLMKSMREPGGIPHGDIGLLNALESHNIIHDRKEQERINALFSAFEGWESYLVFYLWRSLTVRQGEPA